From Denitrovibrio acetiphilus DSM 12809, the proteins below share one genomic window:
- the flhF gene encoding flagellar biosynthesis protein FlhF: protein MRIKKYEVFDMKEAMKLIKEELGPDAMILSSRKVVKNNSLGLFSRPIIEVTAAVEDDDRVKKGKKSVGVNYDPAKEGNNKEQSGDLDRIAELINTLGLNRFDCLINDITEIKKQMMEMKSSLKENIMVDLTGHIREFYNLMVKNGVDEIIAYKFLKKIEKRASHGLTPNQIRNLVTQLMSELIPVEKDYFSSINKKVLALVGPTGVGKTTTIAKIAANLSLKMNKSVALITVDNFRIGAVEQLRTYAEIVDIPLRVASTPTELERIIYECRDYDYVFVDSMGRSQFDDSQIGDLLKFMEVSPLVKVALVMSMSSNHQEMADTYDRYSKLLPEYLIFTKLDETKYFGPLVNLPIKKKTPLMLLAGGQNVPDDMEVPDGKKIAGKILKEIPALWSDK from the coding sequence ATGAGAATCAAAAAGTACGAAGTTTTTGATATGAAAGAGGCGATGAAGCTGATTAAAGAGGAGCTTGGCCCTGATGCCATGATACTCTCCTCCCGCAAGGTCGTTAAAAATAACAGCCTCGGTCTCTTCTCGCGCCCTATCATAGAGGTCACAGCCGCCGTGGAAGACGATGACCGTGTCAAAAAAGGTAAGAAGTCCGTTGGCGTCAACTATGACCCGGCAAAAGAGGGGAATAACAAAGAGCAGAGCGGAGATCTGGACAGGATAGCCGAACTCATTAATACTCTCGGGCTAAACAGATTTGACTGCCTCATAAATGACATAACCGAAATTAAAAAACAGATGATGGAGATGAAATCCAGCCTGAAAGAAAACATTATGGTAGACCTCACAGGCCACATAAGAGAGTTCTACAACCTTATGGTTAAAAACGGCGTGGATGAAATCATAGCTTATAAATTTCTGAAAAAGATAGAAAAAAGGGCATCCCACGGGCTTACACCCAACCAGATAAGAAACCTCGTGACTCAGCTTATGTCAGAGCTGATACCCGTTGAAAAGGATTATTTCTCTTCTATAAACAAAAAAGTTCTCGCCCTCGTGGGTCCCACAGGCGTGGGCAAGACAACGACTATAGCAAAGATTGCGGCAAACCTGAGCCTTAAGATGAATAAGTCAGTTGCGCTGATAACAGTGGATAACTTCCGTATAGGCGCAGTGGAGCAGCTCCGGACATACGCCGAGATAGTTGACATCCCTCTGCGTGTGGCGTCTACCCCGACAGAGCTTGAACGCATTATCTACGAATGCCGTGACTACGACTATGTTTTTGTAGACTCCATGGGGAGAAGCCAGTTTGACGACAGCCAGATTGGCGACCTGCTGAAGTTTATGGAAGTCAGTCCCCTTGTGAAGGTTGCTCTGGTTATGTCCATGAGCAGTAATCATCAGGAGATGGCGGACACTTACGACAGATATTCCAAACTTTTACCGGAGTATCTTATATTTACAAAACTCGATGAAACAAAATATTTTGGTCCTCTTGTCAATCTGCCGATAAAGAAGAAAACACCGTTAATGCTTCTGGCAGGTGGACAAAACGTACCAGATGATATGGAAGTTCCGGATGGCAAGAAGATTGCTGGTAAGATCCTCAAAGAGATACCGGCCTTGTGGAGTGATAAATGA
- the fliR gene encoding flagellar biosynthetic protein FliR, whose product MFEFLYYTDTFVSFLMAVARIGAILFTVPVFGSNVIKPQIRFVLAILIAMVIFPSLEAMPYGNLPTGIIIVMVFKEILVGVCIGILSNFLFIGAQLGGQIVGLQMGFSVVNVMDPQSNTQLSIISSFLNIGMLLFFIAVGGHYLVLGAIAESFRSIPIGGAEINPIAFNYIAKLFSYIFLIAIKIMAPAIITLLIFSTVIGVIGKLAPQINLMIVGFPAKIAIGLIIIALGMNYFFIAFEKILLRYFEEIANVIRFF is encoded by the coding sequence ATGTTTGAATTTCTCTACTACACAGACACATTTGTAAGCTTTTTGATGGCAGTTGCCCGCATCGGTGCGATACTTTTTACTGTTCCGGTCTTCGGAAGCAATGTCATAAAGCCTCAGATACGTTTTGTGCTGGCAATCCTGATTGCTATGGTCATCTTCCCCTCTTTGGAGGCTATGCCTTATGGAAACCTCCCCACCGGCATCATAATAGTAATGGTCTTCAAAGAGATACTTGTAGGAGTATGCATTGGTATTCTTTCTAATTTCCTTTTCATCGGAGCACAGCTTGGGGGGCAGATAGTTGGTCTGCAGATGGGATTCAGCGTTGTTAACGTTATGGATCCTCAGTCAAATACACAGCTTTCCATCATCTCGTCATTTCTTAACATAGGAATGCTCCTTTTCTTTATTGCGGTAGGCGGACATTACCTTGTTTTGGGTGCCATTGCCGAATCATTTCGGTCTATCCCCATAGGCGGAGCAGAGATCAACCCCATCGCATTTAACTACATAGCAAAGCTTTTTTCTTATATATTTCTGATAGCCATCAAAATTATGGCTCCTGCTATCATAACTCTCCTTATCTTCTCAACGGTGATAGGGGTTATAGGTAAACTTGCCCCCCAGATAAATCTGATGATAGTCGGCTTCCCTGCAAAGATAGCTATAGGTCTGATAATAATCGCACTCGGCATGAATTACTTCTTTATTGCTTTTGAAAAGATACTCCTTCGTTATTTCGAAGAAATCGCTAATGTTATAAGGTTTTTTTAA
- a CDS encoding sensor histidine kinase — translation MKNDFLEVLVEISEKMNSMFEIHNLLPAIINIAKEYLDVKRISLMLIEDDVLKMYAHAGFDVEYSDVSLRLGEGIAGKVAKTGVEVMVNHTEGTCKEMGYEASSFMSVPLKKSDKVLGVLNLTDKEGDYFNETDVKVARYIASQCALGVERFNIYRDMRKSENLRVVGMLNSSIAHDIKNLLNIVQSYLELMDMEEGLNPEMREYIDAIHSEVKRIHGLTLDLLDFSRQRVTINIETFRISELFTEIAKHANIMTKDTDIVVEVTALDDLTMKVDRGKIFRVIFNLVSNAIDALGCSGKVRLTAEQDSDFCVFRVRDTGKGVPKEHLAKLFQPFFSSGKHKGTGLGLAIVQMIVEAHNGTIEVDSAEGLYTEFTVRIPYNYESFKELHK, via the coding sequence TTGAAAAATGACTTTCTGGAGGTTCTTGTAGAAATCTCCGAAAAAATGAACAGTATGTTTGAGATTCATAATCTCCTGCCGGCAATTATTAACATAGCGAAGGAGTATCTGGACGTTAAACGGATATCTCTGATGCTTATCGAAGATGATGTGCTGAAGATGTATGCACATGCAGGGTTTGATGTGGAATATTCTGACGTCAGCCTGCGTCTCGGCGAAGGTATCGCAGGGAAAGTTGCTAAAACAGGTGTCGAGGTTATGGTTAATCACACTGAGGGAACCTGCAAAGAGATGGGCTATGAGGCCTCGTCATTTATGTCTGTTCCTCTGAAAAAGAGCGACAAGGTTCTCGGTGTGTTAAATCTTACGGATAAAGAAGGGGATTATTTTAACGAAACAGATGTAAAAGTAGCCAGATATATAGCCTCTCAGTGTGCTCTTGGCGTTGAGCGTTTCAACATATACAGAGACATGCGCAAAAGTGAAAATCTGCGTGTGGTGGGTATGCTGAACTCCTCTATTGCCCACGATATTAAAAATCTTCTGAATATTGTGCAGTCCTATCTTGAGCTTATGGATATGGAAGAAGGGCTGAATCCTGAGATGCGGGAGTACATAGATGCGATCCATTCCGAGGTTAAGCGTATCCACGGGCTGACTCTGGATCTACTTGATTTTTCCCGACAGCGTGTGACAATTAACATTGAAACTTTCAGAATTTCTGAACTGTTTACAGAAATAGCTAAGCATGCTAACATCATGACTAAAGATACGGACATAGTTGTAGAAGTTACTGCTTTGGATGATCTCACCATGAAAGTGGACAGGGGCAAGATTTTCAGAGTTATCTTTAATCTGGTCTCTAATGCGATAGATGCACTGGGGTGTTCCGGAAAGGTCAGACTGACTGCTGAACAAGATAGCGATTTTTGCGTATTCAGGGTGCGTGATACTGGCAAAGGCGTACCGAAAGAGCATCTGGCAAAGCTCTTTCAGCCATTTTTCTCATCGGGCAAGCATAAAGGCACAGGGCTTGGGCTCGCTATTGTCCAGATGATTGTTGAGGCTCATAACGGTACTATAGAAGTAGATTCTGCAGAGGGCTTATACACAGAATTTACTGTAAGGATACCATACAATTATGAATCTTTTAAAGAACTACACAAGTAA
- a CDS encoding MinD/ParA family protein: MTDQAHSLRRKAWEQHRKATYISVSSGKGGVGKTNFAVNLACLLSQLGKKVLVFDADLGLANVDILLNISVSASIRKYLTGEVGLNDIIKKDNYGVDIIPASSGFVELSSLPDEEHEKLIDIFVLLDSQYDYILFDTGAGISENVIRFTSIADLVVVLTVPEPTAITDAYAFMKVVHFQYGIENIQFVLNRVDDVQGVKGIFESMKNVARKFLNVELEFLGYLREDKALIKSVKSQKPACILTPNCPYVKDLLAIARKITGQSNGTAGDEKKNFVSLLKGVFK; this comes from the coding sequence ATGACAGATCAGGCTCACAGCCTGCGCAGAAAGGCTTGGGAACAGCACAGAAAGGCTACTTATATCTCTGTCTCGTCCGGTAAAGGCGGGGTGGGGAAAACGAATTTTGCGGTAAACCTTGCCTGTCTGCTCTCACAGCTTGGGAAAAAAGTTCTTGTGTTCGATGCCGATTTAGGGCTGGCAAATGTGGATATCCTGCTTAATATCAGTGTGTCCGCCTCCATCAGAAAATATCTGACCGGAGAGGTGGGACTTAATGATATAATAAAGAAGGATAACTATGGGGTGGACATCATCCCTGCCTCCAGCGGCTTTGTTGAGCTTTCCAGTCTGCCGGACGAAGAGCACGAAAAGCTGATTGATATCTTTGTACTGCTCGATTCGCAGTATGACTATATCCTGTTTGACACTGGTGCAGGTATCTCGGAAAACGTTATACGGTTCACGTCCATTGCTGATCTGGTTGTTGTTTTGACAGTTCCAGAGCCCACAGCCATTACGGATGCATACGCCTTTATGAAGGTTGTTCACTTTCAGTACGGTATAGAAAACATCCAGTTTGTGCTGAACAGGGTAGACGATGTTCAGGGAGTGAAGGGGATATTTGAAAGTATGAAAAATGTCGCTAGAAAATTCCTTAATGTCGAGCTGGAGTTCCTCGGATACCTACGGGAGGACAAAGCGCTTATAAAATCTGTCAAATCACAGAAGCCAGCATGTATCCTGACTCCGAACTGCCCTTACGTTAAAGACCTTCTGGCGATAGCAAGAAAGATCACAGGGCAGTCAAACGGCACAGCAGGGGATGAGAAGAAGAATTTTGTATCACTCCTGAAAGGGGTGTTCAAGTGA
- the flhA gene encoding flagellar biosynthesis protein FlhA — MAEETTGIKGFFQQNDVMFSIFFIGIIVVMVLPLPAFLLDILLTMSIALAIVILMVAIHSDDPLNFSTFPSVLLIVTLFRLSLNVATTRTILLHGAEGEEAAGQVIRSFGQFVVGGNYVVGIIIFLILVLINFMVITKGSGRIAEVAARFTLDAMPGKQMAIDADLNTGLITEDEAKAKREKIQKEADYYGAMDGASKFVRGDAIAGIIITAINILGGLLIGVFQHDMPAGESAARFTILTIGDGLVSQIPSLIISTSAGLIVSRAGGSADLSGQLFTQLFSSTKVLGIAGAILLFFALVPGLPKISFISIAALMFYLVYISKGKKNELEKKEKEEATKEKEHKDVPEEEEVKNLLEMDLMELEIGFGLIPLVDTNQGGTLLSRIKAIRRQIALEMGFIVPPVRIRDNLQLDANGYSVMLKSVRVATGTIFPEKYLIMNPEGDITKIDGIPTKEPAFGLEAKWVDEPVKDIAEMEGYTIVDPSTVIATHLTEIIKKNAHELLGRQETQELLDKLKEKYPKLVDDVIPSILDLGTVNRVLQSLLKERVSIRNLQTVMEVLATFGMQNKNPDYLIEKVRLTLKRQITEAMTSADGSLYVFTLPSKIEQMLASSLQNTDDGQEIVIDPTLAQKILSGIMKKTEECVSKGLPPLMIISPPIRLPMRRFVEKFVPNVNIMSHNEISESVRIESLGMLEIDL, encoded by the coding sequence ATGGCGGAAGAGACCACAGGGATCAAAGGCTTTTTTCAACAAAATGACGTTATGTTCTCCATCTTTTTCATAGGCATTATTGTCGTTATGGTGCTTCCTCTGCCTGCATTTCTTCTGGATATACTACTTACGATGAGCATAGCTCTTGCTATTGTTATCCTCATGGTTGCCATACACTCTGACGACCCGCTTAATTTCTCAACATTTCCATCGGTGCTCCTTATTGTCACACTTTTCAGACTTTCTCTGAACGTGGCAACCACCAGGACAATCCTTCTGCACGGAGCCGAAGGGGAAGAAGCAGCAGGACAGGTTATACGTTCATTCGGTCAGTTTGTCGTCGGCGGTAACTACGTTGTAGGTATTATCATCTTCCTGATACTCGTGCTCATAAACTTTATGGTTATCACAAAAGGTTCCGGACGTATCGCAGAAGTGGCAGCAAGATTCACTCTGGACGCTATGCCCGGTAAACAGATGGCTATCGATGCCGACCTCAACACAGGTCTCATCACTGAAGACGAAGCAAAAGCAAAACGGGAGAAAATACAAAAGGAAGCTGATTACTACGGAGCTATGGACGGTGCCAGCAAATTTGTCCGCGGTGACGCCATAGCAGGCATCATAATAACAGCTATCAACATCCTCGGCGGTCTTCTCATTGGTGTTTTTCAGCATGATATGCCGGCTGGAGAATCGGCCGCACGCTTTACTATACTTACTATCGGTGACGGTCTGGTGTCACAGATTCCGTCACTTATAATATCAACATCGGCAGGTCTCATCGTTTCCCGTGCTGGAGGGTCTGCGGATCTTTCAGGACAGCTTTTCACACAGCTTTTCTCCAGTACGAAAGTCCTTGGGATAGCCGGGGCAATCCTTCTGTTTTTCGCCCTTGTGCCCGGTCTTCCGAAAATATCTTTCATCTCCATTGCAGCACTGATGTTTTACCTCGTTTACATCTCTAAGGGGAAAAAGAATGAGCTTGAAAAGAAAGAGAAGGAAGAAGCAACCAAAGAAAAAGAACATAAGGATGTGCCGGAAGAGGAAGAGGTTAAAAATCTCCTTGAAATGGATCTGATGGAGCTTGAAATCGGCTTCGGGCTGATACCTCTGGTAGACACAAATCAGGGGGGCACACTGCTGAGCAGGATCAAAGCGATAAGACGACAGATTGCGCTTGAGATGGGTTTTATCGTCCCTCCGGTTCGCATACGGGACAACCTGCAGCTTGACGCAAACGGCTACAGCGTCATGCTAAAAAGTGTGCGTGTGGCGACAGGAACTATCTTTCCGGAAAAATACCTTATAATGAACCCTGAAGGCGACATTACAAAAATAGACGGCATACCCACCAAAGAACCCGCTTTCGGGCTTGAAGCAAAATGGGTGGATGAGCCGGTCAAAGACATAGCCGAGATGGAAGGGTATACAATTGTTGACCCGTCAACCGTTATTGCGACTCATCTCACAGAGATCATAAAGAAAAATGCCCACGAACTACTCGGCAGACAGGAAACACAGGAACTACTCGATAAGCTGAAGGAAAAATACCCGAAACTGGTGGATGATGTTATACCAAGCATTCTCGACCTGGGTACTGTGAACCGGGTGCTCCAGTCACTGCTTAAAGAGAGGGTTTCCATAAGGAACCTTCAGACTGTTATGGAAGTTCTGGCAACTTTCGGTATGCAGAATAAAAATCCTGATTACCTCATAGAAAAAGTGAGACTGACCCTTAAACGTCAGATAACAGAAGCAATGACATCAGCGGACGGCAGCTTGTATGTTTTCACACTTCCGTCAAAAATAGAACAAATGCTGGCAAGCAGCCTGCAAAACACTGACGACGGACAGGAGATAGTTATTGACCCGACATTGGCGCAGAAGATACTCTCTGGTATAATGAAAAAAACAGAGGAATGCGTGTCAAAAGGACTGCCACCCCTTATGATAATATCGCCTCCGATAAGACTGCCAATGAGGCGGTTTGTTGAAAAATTTGTTCCAAATGTCAATATTATGTCACATAATGAGATTAGTGAATCCGTAAGGATAGAGAGTCTTGGAATGCTGGAGATCGATCTATGA
- the flhB gene encoding flagellar biosynthesis protein FlhB, whose protein sequence is MADEQEKTEDPTGKKLTDAKNEGNVAKSRELPAAVTLLLVTFFFYYYGPYLMHGLARLIREIFMMTNYEINTQSAHKIMLFSIIESAKLLAPFMALVLVVGVASNVLQTGFMFTPKALSAKLERIDPIKGFGRFFSKKSLVELMKSLFKVFVVTYVAYLIVKKHIVTIISMADMDFYDIFSVFGKIVYEIMWKVSLLALFMALADFIFQKYQFKQDLKMSKHEVKEERKQAEGDPHVKGRIRSIQREMARKRMMDDVPKSDVVVTNPTHFAVALKYSPGEDRAPVVMAKGQRLMALRIKEIAKQSGILVHEDPPIARSLFKTVDIGDEIPENLYKAVAEILALVDKFKRPTR, encoded by the coding sequence ATGGCAGACGAACAGGAAAAGACGGAAGACCCTACGGGGAAGAAACTTACTGATGCTAAAAACGAAGGAAACGTTGCCAAAAGCCGTGAACTCCCTGCTGCTGTGACACTGCTTCTCGTTACCTTTTTCTTCTACTATTACGGTCCATACCTGATGCACGGTCTGGCAAGGCTCATACGTGAAATCTTTATGATGACCAACTACGAAATAAACACTCAGAGTGCGCACAAGATAATGCTCTTCAGTATTATAGAATCTGCAAAACTTCTCGCTCCTTTTATGGCTCTCGTGCTTGTTGTCGGTGTAGCCTCTAATGTCCTCCAGACAGGCTTTATGTTCACACCGAAAGCACTTTCCGCAAAACTTGAAAGGATCGACCCTATCAAAGGTTTCGGCAGATTCTTCTCAAAAAAGAGCTTAGTGGAACTTATGAAGTCACTCTTTAAAGTTTTTGTAGTCACATATGTAGCGTACCTGATAGTAAAAAAACATATAGTAACTATTATATCCATGGCTGATATGGACTTTTACGACATATTTTCAGTATTCGGAAAAATCGTGTATGAGATAATGTGGAAGGTCAGTCTGCTCGCCCTATTCATGGCTCTGGCAGATTTCATTTTTCAGAAATACCAGTTCAAGCAGGATCTGAAAATGAGCAAACATGAAGTAAAAGAGGAACGGAAACAGGCAGAAGGGGATCCCCACGTTAAAGGACGTATCCGCAGTATACAGAGGGAAATGGCGAGAAAGCGCATGATGGACGATGTACCAAAATCTGATGTCGTGGTCACAAACCCGACACATTTCGCTGTGGCGCTGAAGTATTCACCCGGAGAAGACAGAGCCCCCGTCGTTATGGCAAAGGGGCAACGTCTGATGGCTCTCCGTATCAAAGAGATAGCAAAACAGTCAGGCATTCTCGTTCATGAAGACCCGCCCATTGCACGCTCTCTTTTCAAAACGGTTGACATAGGTGATGAAATACCGGAAAATCTGTATAAGGCAGTGGCGGAAATTCTTGCACTTGTGGATAAATTTAAACGCCCCACCAGATAA
- the mqnC gene encoding cyclic dehypoxanthinyl futalosine synthase: MKRLSFDEGAALLRDADLLELGRLADEARKELHPEGVVTFVIDRNINYSNICTCKCSFCAFYRSVDDKDAYVMDKDTLRQKIEETKALGGTQILLQGGLHPDLPIEFYEDMLRFMKELGVWVHGFSAPEVHHIAKLSGLSVEQAIKRLTAAGLDSIPGAGAEILIDEERKKISPNKISVDKWLAVMDTAHKLGMKTTATMMFKKEDGPEKIIEHLDRIRKQQDSSGGFTAFIPWPFQPDNTELGGGHVTAVEYLRVLAISRLYLDNVPNIQVSWVTQGPKTGQTALYFGGNDFGSLMIEENVVAACGASFRMSVDEIKNTIDRAGFRPAQRDMEYNILRYLD; this comes from the coding sequence GTGAAAAGACTCAGTTTCGATGAAGGGGCAGCACTGCTGAGAGACGCTGACTTGCTGGAATTAGGCAGGCTGGCGGACGAAGCAAGGAAAGAACTGCATCCGGAAGGTGTGGTGACATTCGTTATCGACAGAAATATTAACTATTCAAATATATGCACCTGTAAATGCTCTTTCTGCGCATTTTACAGAAGTGTTGATGATAAAGATGCATATGTGATGGACAAAGATACTCTTCGTCAGAAGATTGAAGAGACAAAAGCCCTTGGCGGTACACAGATATTGCTTCAGGGGGGGCTTCACCCTGACTTGCCCATAGAATTTTATGAAGATATGCTTCGCTTTATGAAAGAGCTGGGTGTGTGGGTGCACGGCTTTTCTGCTCCGGAGGTGCATCACATAGCTAAATTATCAGGACTTAGCGTTGAGCAGGCAATCAAAAGACTGACCGCTGCCGGGCTGGACAGTATTCCCGGTGCAGGAGCAGAGATACTCATAGACGAGGAGCGCAAAAAGATAAGCCCCAACAAGATATCTGTGGATAAGTGGCTGGCTGTGATGGATACAGCGCATAAGCTGGGTATGAAGACGACAGCTACTATGATGTTTAAGAAAGAGGACGGACCGGAAAAGATAATAGAGCATCTGGACAGAATACGAAAACAGCAGGACAGCTCAGGCGGTTTTACTGCTTTTATTCCGTGGCCTTTTCAACCTGACAACACGGAGCTGGGCGGAGGGCATGTTACAGCAGTTGAATACCTGCGTGTTCTCGCTATAAGCCGTCTTTACCTTGATAATGTACCTAATATTCAGGTATCATGGGTTACACAGGGACCGAAGACCGGGCAGACTGCCCTTTATTTCGGAGGGAACGATTTTGGTTCACTGATGATAGAGGAAAACGTTGTGGCTGCTTGCGGGGCAAGCTTTCGCATGAGTGTGGACGAGATAAAAAACACCATAGACAGAGCCGGTTTCAGACCTGCTCAGAGGGATATGGAATACAATATTCTGAGGTATCTTGATTGA